The following proteins come from a genomic window of Gadus morhua chromosome 11, gadMor3.0, whole genome shotgun sequence:
- the aebp1b gene encoding inactive carboxypeptidase-like protein X2 — MRGQALVGAVALLAVVCVVLLPRGGESAGGIVPLRQPKEVQEPGTLAGEESLDDPETDGGPVIARRSKRLTGEAALPGRVRRAPDEEGKKKKKKDKKKKEPKDPNATRKPKADKKGKKGKGKTTTLPPTTTALPTEPPTEPPTEMTTVPAYPDYAYTEGGDEYWNPDGEGPTLSTTDGDYWSNWDEFTEPEPEPEPEPEPEPEPEPEPEPEPEYKPEPKPVPEPEYDPEPQPEPEPGLEYDPEPDFTNTGDYDWKPDQVETGTEDSYYDWKVTAPPRVDGTIDGDYWDETSEVPHHLPLPDSNPEIVIEAVTEVPAVTSPYGETWYEDYDDYRPWRKEDELERARLEEERVKELERKERERSEKFREAEERAKKRPRVYKEPKKCPPLGLESHKVESDQIMASSISQYRYAAQRARLNMQSSDDEDNMRGGAWCANSEDKEHWLEIDARQDTEFTGIITQGRDSQESQNETDYVMSYFLSFSNDSREWTNFHDGYSDWLFFGNSDKDTPVMNQLAEPVLARYIRIIPQSWNGSLCMRAEVLGCPLPDLEKIRYSQNEVTPVDYLKFKHHSYSDMVSLMKAVNDECPNITNVYSLGLSSKGLDIVAMVISGNPTEHEIGEPEFRFTAGLHGNEAVGREMILLLMQYLCKEYKDRNGKVQRLVEGTRIHLVPSLNPDGQEAAFEVGSELSSWKTGHYTEDGYDIFENFPDLNSALWDAQDKGMVPKLTPNHHVATPENMAANTSMAAETRAIISWMESHAFVLGANFQGGERVVAYPFDGFRLNKAPESQRPHSRKKRQYDDGYDRGYGDQEPDEYANRGYDPEEEWRGAAYNHGREHGYDQGPDPRYDGGYDQGHDRGYNQGRDRGYDQGRDSGYDQRYDHGYDQGRDAGHDQGYGQDPGYGQDPGYGQDPGYGQDPGYGQDPGYGQDHGYGHRQEEEDDRGRGADSYAEPEADEARKTADESLFRWLAISYASTHLSMTNNYHGSCHGQDAAVGVGIVNRAKWKPITGSMNDFSYLHTNCMELSIFLGCDKFPHESELAYEWEKNKEAMLTFMEQVHRGIRGVVKDQEGTAIGNATVSVEGVEHDVTTAPGGDYWRLLNPGEYQVTVRAEGFTSMTKLCVVGYEAGATACSFNLAKSNWDRIKQIMAMHGNKPIRLLSHGGRTQTTRVGGTRSSTRASGTVDRQGLRKLRLARLRRLRQERMRLMSTTTLPPTTTTTTTTTTTTAAPIESTTSWYSPWMVEEGQSSAGDYEYKIDDY; from the exons ATGAGGGGTCAGGCGTTGGTGGGGGCAGTGGCTCTGCTGGCCGTGGTGTGCGTGGTGCTGCtccccagaggaggagagagcgccGGGGGGATCGTCCCTCTCCGGCAGCCCAAGGAGGTGCAGGAGCCTGGGACGCTTGCGGGAGAGGAGTCTTTGGATGACCCGGAGACGGATGGAGGTCCGGTCATAGCCCGGAGGTCCAAGCGCCTCACAGGGGAGGCTGCGCTGCCAG GCCGGGTGAGGAGAGCGCCAGATGAAGAaggcaagaagaagaagaagaaggacaagaagaagaaggaaccCAAGGACCCCAACGCCACCAGGAAGCCCAAGGCCGACAAGAAGGGCAAGAAGGGGAAGGGCAAGACCACCACgctgccccccaccaccacag cgctCCCAACCGAACCACCCACGGAACCGCCTACGGAGATGACCACAGTACCTGCCTACCCAGACTACGCTTATACTGAAGGTGGTG ATGAGTACTGGAACCCGGATGGGGAGGGTCCGACCCTGTCCACCACTGACGGGGACTACTGGTCCAACTGGGACGAATTCACGGAACCGGAACCGGAGCCGGAGCCTGAACCGGAGCCCGAACCGGAGCCTGAACCGGAGCCCGAACCGGAGCCGGAGTACAAACCGGAACCAAAGCCCGTACCAGAGCCTGAGTACGACCCAGAGCCGCAGCCTGAACCCGAACCCGGACTGGAGTATGATCCGGAGCCGGATTTTACCAACACCGGTGACTACGACTGGAAGCCGGACCAAGTGGAGACCGGGACCGAAGACTCTTACTACGACTGGAAGGTAACCGCTCCACCTCGGGTGGATGGGACCATTGACGGGGACTACTGGGATGAGACAT CCGAAGTTCCGCACCACCTTCCACTCCCAGACAGCAACCCTGAGATAGTGATAGAGGCGGTAACAG aGGTGCCCGCTGTCACCTCTCCTTATGGAGAAACCTGGTACGAGGATTATGACGACTATCGACCAT GGAGAAAAGAGGACGAGCTAGAGAGAGCGCGTCTGGAGGAGGAAAGAGTAAAAGAATTggaaagaaaggaaagag AGAGATCCGAGAAGTtcagggaggcagaggagcggGCCAAGAAACGACCTCGCGTCTACAAAGAGCCCAAAA AATGCCCTCCCCTGGGGCTGGAGTCCCATAAGGTCGAGTCGGACCAGATCAtggcctcctccatctcccagtACCGCTACGCAGCACAGAGGGCCCGGCTCAACATGCAg AGCTCGGACGACGAGGACAACATGAGGGGGGGTGCGTGGTGCGCCAACTCGGAGGACAAGGAGCACTGGCTGGAAATCGACGCTCGCCAGGACACAGAGTTCACCGGCATCATCACCCAGGGCCGAGACTCCCAGGAATCCCAGAACGA GACCGACTACGTGATGTCGTACTTCCTGAGCTTCAGCAACGACAGCAGAGAGTGGACCAACTTCCACGATGGGTACTCTGACTGG CTGTTCTTTGGCAACAGTGATAAGGACACTCCAGTGATGAACCAGCTGGCTGAGCCAGTGCTCGCCCGCTACATCAGGATCATCCCGCAGAGCTGGAACGGCAGTCTGTGTATGCGGGCAGAGGTCCTCGGCTGCCCCCTACCTG ACCTGGAGAAGATCCGGTACAGTCAGAATGAAGTCACGCCAGTGGACTACCTGAAATTCAAACACCACAGCTATTCTGACATGGTGTCG CTGATGAAGGCGGTGAACGACGAATGCCCGAACATCACCAACGTTTACAGCCTGGGCCTCAGCTCCAAGGGTCTGGATATAGTGGCCATGGTCATCTCTGGCAACCCCACGGAGCATGAGATAG GTGAGCCAGAGTTCCGCTTCACTGCGGGTCTCCATGGAAACGAGGCGGTGGGCCGGGAGATGATCCTGCTGCTCATGCAGTACCTGTGCAAGGAGTACAAGGACAGGAACGGCAAAGTCCAGAGGCTGGTTGAGGGAACGCGCATCCACCTGGTGCCTTCACTCAACCCCGACGGACAGGAGGCAGCCTTCGAAGTG GGTTCCGAGCTCAGCAGCTGGAAGACGGGCCACTACACGGAGGACGGCTACGACATCTTTGAGAACTTCCCCGACCTGAACAGCGCTCTGTGGGACGCCCAGGACAAGGGCATGGTGCCCAAACTCACCCCCAACCACCATGTGGCCACGCCCGAAAATATGGCAGCGAACACCTCG ATGGCCGCCGAGACGAGGGCCATCATCTCGTGGATGGAGAGCCATGCGTTTGTGTTGGGGGCAAACTTCcagggtggagagagggtggtggcTTACCCCTTCGACGGCTTCAGGCTCAACAAGGCCCCGGAGAGCCAAAGGCCCCACAGCCGCAAGAAGAGACA GTACGACGACGGTTATGACCGAGGGTACGGCGACCAAGAACCAGACGAGTATGCAAACAGGGGCTATGACCCAGAAGAGGAGTGGCGTGGGGCCGCTTACAACCACGGCCGCGAACACGGTTACGACCAGGGCCCGGACCCGCGTTACGACGGTGGCTACGACCAAGGCCACGACCGTGGCTACAACCAGGGCCGCGATCGTGGCTATGACCAGGGCCGCGATAGTGGCTATGACCAGCGCTACGACCACGGCTACGACCAGGGCCGCGATGCGGGCCATGACCAAGGCTACGGTCAGGATCCGGGCTACGGTCAGGATCCGGGCTACGGTCAGGATCCGGGCTACGGTCAGGACCCGGGCTACGGTCAGGACCCGGGCTACGGTCAGGACCACGGCTACGGCCAcaggcaggaggaagaggacgatcGAGGAAGAGGGGCTGACAGTTATGCTGAGCCCGAGGCCGACGAGGCTCGAAAGACTGCCGATGAGTCCCTTTTCAGGTGGCTGGCAATTTCCTACGCCTCCACACACCTGAGCatgaccaacaactaccacggCTCCTGCCACGGGCAGGACGCTGCGGTCGGGGTGGGGATCGTCAACCGGGCCAAGTGGAAGCCCATCACAGGCA GTATGAACGACTTCAGTTACCTGCACACCAACTGTATGGAGCTGTCCATCTTCCTCGGGTGTGATAAGTTCCCGCATGAGAGCGAGCTGGCGTACGAGTGGGAGAAGAACAAAGAGGCCATGCTGACCTTTATGGAACAG GTGCATCGAGGCATCCGGGGCGTGGTGAAGGACCAGGAGGGAACCGCGATCGGAAACGCTACCGTGTCAGTGGAAGGGGTCGAACACGACGTCACCACAG CACCCGGCGGGGACTACTGGCGCCTGCTGAACCCGGGGGAGTACCAGGTGACGGTGCGGGCCGAGGGCTTCACCTCCATGACCAAGCTGTGTGTGGTGGGCTACGAGGCGGGCGCCACCGCCTGCAGCTTCAACCTGGCCAAGTCCAACTGGGACCGCATCAAACAG ATCATGGCCATGCACGGCAACAAGCCGATCCGCCTGCTCAGCCACGGCGGACGGACACAAACGACCCGGGTAGGGGGGACCCGCAGTTCGACCAGAGCGAGCGGCACAGTGGACCGCCAGGGCCTCAGAAAGTTACGGTTAGCTCGCCTTCGCCGCCTGAGGCAGGAGAGGATGAGGCTGATGTCAACGACCACGTTGCccccgacgacgacgacgacgacgacgacgacgacgacgacagccGCGCCGATAGAGAGCACCACATCCTGGTACAGCCCCTGGATGGTTGAGGAGGGACAGTCTTCAGCTGGGGATTATGAGTACAAAATCGATGACtattaa